From a single Nothobranchius furzeri strain GRZ-AD chromosome 7, NfurGRZ-RIMD1, whole genome shotgun sequence genomic region:
- the LOC107382415 gene encoding uncharacterized protein → MASMESDLSPDEFYVQPHYKEAYRLAIYALLCGGEEAYEEYLRYEKISHLLSEEEICFILGNAEGPALEDEENDVENTDRLIPSLYSTIMSDEEIPELEMGWPTVQFQMKETSISMLYHPPRQNTPAIKEVVRRQIQEARQVVAIVMDIFTDRDIFKEVIDATQRGVAVYILLDDSRVRSFLKMSRSVGINVLDTPNLVVRTVQGQQYRCQSGWTFHGGLEHRFILVDCETVLFGTYSYTWSFEKINRSMVQVVTGLLVSSYDEEFRRLYAFSSVPAVLSNWSQSFPNATESLMQRLPENRCVSLNHLDRKAMRGAQHGSSCHIDIQERQSLMYTTGELQKLNSMIRLKMETKGLGVSAAAERRGSRLRASRDLQNLEHQIPFHSETSLHRWKMDKYMEENSMGPTMPLHSSHTGLVEARSQQIQMMPTSVTSKLEEMRRKRLSMQESANLRKIYESLNSVDSAAEPRRLTSDPSQMMPRLDPKPPNRYSLDDKNPNHAEKGPIFWNGQRSLSHHNVKTTKDQRVIQGAQSLSRTKSDADLDAKLTPNLSRLHSSSLSVHQSRMMASLIEIPEEKDASNACVNGFDSVLMAQHREAPEDREAPLKENLTSVPQNGDQVRATCGFKQNIKGSFPPREERGSIHSSPEADLQGFSLSRGLQSDHGKEVHTKQEGQEPQRNTKTEESPVLTVGKKDLSIREGESVHRRVSLRSQNAFRLSRAAKEDLSPASTVKPAPRKGPLLGISRSQNSLTGSSVPDGHKSLFSRLSPHHSSKRKTLSLLSVEQKQSLRSTQKDEGANVSQTKPERTYSQSELFLQGEMFPVGKSQRKVSTLDKLRTSSLNRRDNDHQASDNKLGRLIQRVGNLINKNKEAGHFGST, encoded by the exons ATGGCATCCATGGAGTCTGATCTGTCTCCTGATGAATTTTACGTTCAGCCACACTACAAAGAGGCGTACCGCCTGGCCATCTACGCCCTCCTCTGTGGAGGTGAGGAGGCCTACGAGGAGTACCTCCGGTATGAGAAGATCAGCCATCTCCTGTCAGAGGAGGAGATCTGCTTCATCCTGGGAAACGCAGAGGGACCTGCCTTGGAAGACGAAGAGAATGACGTGGAAAACACGGACAGGCTCATCCCCTCCCTGTACTCAACAATCATGTCCGACGAGGAAATCCCAGAGCTGGAGATGGGATGGCCGACGGTCCAGTTTCAAATGAAGGAGACGTCCATCAGCATGCTGTACCACCCGCCCAGACAAAACACACCAGCCATTAAGGAGGTGGTGCGGAGGCAGATTCAGGAAGCCCGTCAG GTTGTTGCCATAGTGATGGACATCTTCACCGACAGGGACATATTTAAGGAGGTCATCGATGCGACTCAGAGAGGAGTGGCTGTCTACATCCTTCTGGATGATTCTCGAGTCAGAAGCTTCCTGAAAATGTCCCGGAGTGTTGGCATTAATGTCCTGGACACACCG AATCTTGTTGTTCGTACAGTTCAGGGGCAGCAGTACCGGTGTCAGTCAGGGTGGACGTTCCACGGAGGTCTGGAACACAGGTTTATCCTGGTGGACTGTGAGACAGTTTTGTTTGGGACATACAG CTACACCTGGTCGTTTGAGAAGATCAACCGGAGTATGGTGCAGGTGGTCACTGGTCTGCTGGTTTCTTCTTATGACGAGGAGTTCCGAAGACTCTATGCCTTCTCCAGTGTTCCTGCAGTCCTGTCCAACTGGAGTCAATCGTTCCCCAACGCTACTGAAAGTTTGATGCAGAGGCTCCCAGAAAACAGATGTGTTTCCCTCAATCATCTAGACCGCAAAGCCATGAGAGGAGCCCAGCATGGCTCAAGCTGTCACATTGATATTCAAGAGAGGCAAAGTCTTATGTATACAACAGGAGAGCTGCAAAAGTTAAACTCCATGATTCGTTTGAAGATGGAGACCAAGGGCCTTGgtgtttctgctgctgctgagagGAGAGGATCCAGACTCAGGGCCAGCAGAGATCTGCAGAACCTGGAGCACCAGATTCCTTTCCACTCTGAAACATCTCTCCACAGGTGGAAGATGGACAAATACATGGAGGAGAACTCTATGGGCCCTACAATGCCTCTACACAGCAGTCACACGGGCTTAGTGGAAGCTAGGTCACAGCAGATTCAGATGATGCCCACCTCCGTCACCTCTAAACTGGAGGAAATGAGGCGAAAACGACTCAGTATGCAGGAATCTGCCAATCTCAGGAAAATATACGAGTCCTTAAACTCTGTGGACTCAGCTGCAGAACCGAGAAGGTTAACGTCTGACCCGAGCCAGATGATGCCAAGACTGGATCCAAAACCCCCAAACCGTTACAGCCTGGACGATAAAAACCCTAACCATGCAGAGAAGGGCCCCATTTTCTGGAATGGTCAacgatctctttctcatcacaatgTCAAAACGACCAAAGATCAAAGGGTGATCCAGGGGGCGCAGTCGCTCTCTAGGACCAAATCAGATGCTGATCTGGATGCTAAACTGACACCAAACCTGTCCCGCCTACACTCCAGCAGTCTCAGTGTCCATCAGTCCAGGATGATGGCATCTCTGATCGAGATCCCTGAAGAGAAGGATGCCTCCAACGCTTGTGTGAATGGTTTTGACTCAGTGCTCATGGCACAGCACAGAGAGGCACCAGAAGACAGAGAGGCTCCTCTAAAGGAAAACTTAACATCAGTACCACAGAATGGAGATCAAGTAAGAGCGACATGTGGGTTCAAACAAAACATCAAAGGTTCCTTTCCTCCAAGAGAAGAGCGTGGATCCATTCACAGCAGCCCTGAAGCAGACCTACAGGGCTTCAGCTTGTCTCGAGGACTCCAGAGTGACCACGGAAAGGAAGTCCACACAAAGCAAGAGGGACAAGAACCTCAGAGGAACACTAAAACAGAGGAGAGTCCAGTGCTTACTGTCGGAAAAAAGGACCTCTCCATAAGAGAGGGGGAGTCGGTCCATAGGAGGGTCTCTCTGAGGTCCCAAAATGCCTTCAGACTATCGCGAGCAGCCAAGGAAGACCTTTCACCAGCATCTACTGTAAAGCCAGCTCCCAGAAAAGGTCCGTTACTAGGAATCTCCAGGTCACAGAACTCTCTTACTGGTTCGTCTGTACCAGACGGTCACAAGTCTCTGTTCTCCCGGCTGTCTCCTCATCATTCAAGCAAAAGAAAGACGTTGTCTCTGCTTTCAGTGGAGCAGAAGCAAAGCTTGAGGAGCACTCAGAAGGATGAAGGAGCAAACGTCTCTCAGACAAAGCCAGAAAGAACTTACAGTCAGAGCGAGCTGTTCCTTCAAGGTGAAATGTTCCCTGTGGGGAAGTCCCAGAGGAAAGTAAGTACCTTAGACAAACTCAGAACCTCCTCCCTGAACAGACGGGACAACGACCACCAGGCTTCTGACAACAAGCTGGGCCGGCTCATTCAGCGCGTGGGGAACCTGATCAACAAGAACAAGGAGGCGGGCCACTTCGGCTCCACATAA